The region CCACCTGTTGCTACTTGATACATTAATGGTTGAAAATTGTGATAATTATGTTTATCTAACAAAACAACCTGAAAGTTTTTGTTTTTAAGCTTTTGGGCTAAAGATACGCCTGCAAAGCCACCGCCAATAATTACAACTCTTGGGTTTTTAGAATCTGGTATATTTAACATGCTTTTTATAGTTTATTGTTAAACAAAATTACAAACAAATTGACAATAAATACATAGCAAACAGTTTTTTACAATATTGCGATATATTTTAAAATAAGTTGTTATTTTGCAATTTATTAGAATAAAATTATAATGAAACTACGTTTTTTTAAAGATAATTACACAAACAGAAATAATTTTGATTTTAAAAACAGAGAAGAACTTTATGTTTTTATACAAAAGAAAGCGATTAAAACATTTGGATTGATCATTTTTGTTAACCTTCTTAAATTATTTCTTTTTATATCGATAAGTTTAATGGTTGATGATTCTGAAGAATTAAAAGTTAATTGCTTTTTAGATACTTTACTTAAAATTGTTGATTTCGTTTTTATAGTTTTTCCAATTGCTTTTTCTATAGTTTGTGCCTATTTTATATATTTTGTAAAATTGAAAAACAACTTTGAAACTCTTTTACAAAGTATTAGTTTTATAAAAAAGTCTTTAAATTTTTATGTTTTAAGTATTTTAAGTGCTTATTTGGTTATTATTTACATAACAATGTATCTAACAATTATTACAAGTACAAATGAACCTGATTTAAACAATGGTTTTTCTTTTTATTTTATTTTAATAGTAACTTGTTTAATTTCAACCATTTTTATTTTGTTTGTTATGTGGATAATTTACAAATTAACTTATAGTATCTTTTTAAAAAAATTAAACAGCTATTACTACATTTTAAAAAATACCCTATAAAAAAAGTCGCTTTAAAAGCGACTTTTTAAATGTTATATATTATTTTTTTACAATTTTTTCTACCAACGTTTTACCATTTTCAAGCGTTATATGTAACATATACATTTGGTTAGATAAATTTTCTACATTTATTTTTGTTGTATTAGAATTAACTAATTTTTTTCCATTCATATCGTAAATAGATAATTGTTTTACAGACATACTAGCTTCAACATTAATAAAATCTGATGTTGGATTTGGATAAATACTGTAATCAATTATTTCAAAATCTTTATTATTTAAAGCGACATTATCTTCAGAATAAATAAAAGCCGACATAACAACTTTATCGTCGTTATTAGGAAAAACACCTGTAGGAATATCAACTTTTAAAAAATGGTTACCTGGTGCAACATTACCTAAAGGAATTAATCTATTTGGAATTTTATCGCCTGGACACCAATTATTCCAACTTGCCCACCAACTTGCTGTTTTCGGTGATGAACCATAAATACCATTAGCTTGAGTATTGTACTGACGGAAAGGTTCACAACTTAAACCACCCGGTTTATACGTTAATAACAAATTGTTATCAAAAGATACGTTATGGTCTCTACGAACATACTCTTCACCACCTTGACCAGCACCATGAGCCGATGTAATTAAATGTACATATGCATTATTTAATTGGTCACTGTTATTAAAATAAACTACACGGGCTGCAGTTCCCCAAACATCGGTTTTTGTTGTTTTGTTAATTTCAATTTTGTTCCATAATGGTTTTGGTGTAAAAGTCATTGTTGGATTTGTTCCAGAAGTAGATTCAAAAACTAAAGTTCCTTCAAAAACATCTTCTCTACCTGCACAACCAGCAATTTGAGTTTGAGCAGCAGTTGGTACACCAAACAAAAAGAATTCTACCCAAATATCATTGTTTTGTAAAAAAGTAGGATCTTTAAATACACCAACTAAATGATTTAAATCAAAATTATAAGCAACTTCATTTGGCGCCACGTTTTTGTTCATAAAAGGCGTTATAAATCTACCTATTTCTATTGTTTTTTTATTTGCCGATGTAACCGGATCACCAGTTGGAACAAAAGTTAAAAATGCACCACCAATACGATCATAATTATCGCACAATGCATTTATAGTAACGTTTAATGATAAAGTATTTAATACTTGTGATAAATCAGAAGCCTCTATTTTTTTTGCATACTTTGCATTTGCTAAACGTACAACACCTGTTGGAGTTGGAAGGGTACTTGTTGCCGCATATCCGTTGTAAAACACAATTTTATCAAAAATCTTTAATTGATTTGTTTGCGAATAAACACTAAAAAAAGTCAAAAAAGTAACTAAACAAGCTATAAAATAATTTTTTCTCATGAATTATATATTTTTTTTAAAATTATGAAAAAAAACTAATATTTGTAACATCTTTATGTAGTTTAAAAATAGTATCTTTAAACACAAATTAATAACCATATATGTATTAATTAGTTAGCTTATTTTATTTAAATTAAACATTTATTTTTAGCATACTAAAAATTCTATGAAAAAAACCTTATTAATTGTAAGTATTTTAAGTGCTTCAATGGCATTTTCTCAAAATAAATTTAATGTATCTGGTAAAATTACACAAGTTACTAATAATAAACCAATTGCTTTAACATCAGTTAGTTTTTACTTAGATAATTCAGAAACAATTACCCAAACCGATGAACTTGGTAACTATAATTTAAGTATTGAAAGTGGCACACATCAACTTACTTTATATGTAGAAGGTTTTCAATACATTACTCAAAAAATTGATGTAAATCAAAACACTATTCTTAATTTTAGTTTAAAGACCGATGCGCAAGCTTTAGACGAAATTGTTATTAATACTACCAATAAAATTAACATTCGAAAACCCGAAATGAGTGTTAACAAGCTAACCGCAGCTGAAATAAAAAAAGCGCCCGTAGTTTTAGGTGAAACCGATGTTTTAAAAACCATATTATTACTACCAGGTGTTGCTAATGCTGGTGAAGGTACATCGGGGTTTAATGTTCGTGGAGGTGGATCTGATCAAAATTTGCTGCTTTTAGATCAAACTTCGGTTTATAGTTCTTCACATTTATATGGCTTTTTTTCTGTTTTTAATAACGATGCCATAAGTAATATAAAATTGTATAAAGGCGGTATACCTGCACGTTATGGCGGAAGGACATCGTCGGTTTTAGAAATTAACCAAAAAAGTGGCGATTTTAAAAATTTTAAAACAACTGGTGGCTTAGGTATTTTATCTAGTAGATTATTGGTAGAAGGTCCTATAATTAAAGATAAATTATCATACTTATTTGCTGGCAGAGCTTCGTATGCGCACTTATTTTTAAAATTTACCGATATAAAAAGTACTGCTTATTTTTATGATTTAAACACTAAATGGAGCTATTTACTTAATAACAAAAATCAATTGTATTTTACAGGTTATTTTGGAAGAGATATTTTTAAATTCAACGATAATTTTGACAACAATTTTGGTAACACCGTTGCTAATTTAACTTGGAACAGTAATTATAATTCTGATATAAACGGTGAAACTTCATTTCGTTTTTCTGATTATTATTACGGATTAACCTTAAATTTTATTGGTTTTAATTGGAAATCAGGTATTAAAAATTTCGATTTTAATTATAAAATCAATCACGATGTTAACGAAAAACTTTCGTTAAAATATGGTTTAAGTAGTTTATACTACAATTTTAACCCCGGTTTAATTGAACCAAATTCTATTGATTCTGAAATAAACCGTTACCAAATTCCTCACAAATTTGCATGGGAAAACGCCGTTTTTTTAGAAGCCGAACATGAATTAAACAAACATTTAATAGTAAACTACGGCTTGCGATATAGCAATTTTAAACGCTTAGGACAAGAATCTATAAACATTTACCAAAACAGCAACCCCGTTGATTATAATGAGCAAACCGAAACTTATGAAAAAGCTGTACCTATAGCCACTAAATTTTATAACAAAAACAAAACAATTAGTACGTTTAATAATTTTGAACCTCGTTTAGCTGTGTCTTTACTTTTAAACGATGAGCAATCTGTAAAGTTTAGTTACAATCGTATGTCACAATACGTACATCTAATTTCTAACACAACTGCTGCTACTCCACTTGATATTTGGGAACCAAGTGGTCCATACATTAAACCACAAATAGTTGACCAATATGCGGTTGGGTATTTTAAAAATTTTAAGGAGAATGAATATTCGTTAGAAATTGAATCGTACTTTAAATTAGGAAAAAATAGATTAGATTATATTGATGGTGCCGACTTAATAGGTAACCGTGCAATTGAACAAGTGTTATTAACAGGTAAAACTGAAGCTTATGGTTTAGAATTTTTACTGCGAAAAAACACGGGTAAATTAAGCGGTTGGCTTGCATATACCATTGCAAAAAGTTTGCAGCAAACACCTGGTAGAAATGCAAATGAAAAAGGTATAAACAACAGCGAATGGTACCGCACAGCGCACGATCGTTTACATGATTTATCGGTTGTTGCAAATTATGAATTTACAAAAAAATGGAGCTTTAATGCTGCTTTTGTATTACAATCAGGACGCCCCGTAACTTATCCAGACGGCAAATATGAATTTTTAGGTTTTCAAGTTCCAAACTATAACAAACGTAATAATTACAGCATGCCTGCTTTTCATCATTTAGATATTTCGGCAACTTATACACCTACTAAAAACGAAAATAGAAAATGGCAAAGCGAATGGGTCTTTGGTGTTTATAACGTGTACAATCGTAAAAATGCTGCTTCAATTAGCTTTAGAACTGTTGAGGGTTCAGATAATTTAACCGAAACAACCAAACTATCTATCTTTGGTATTGTTCCAAGCATTACTTACAATTTTAAATTTTAGTTATGAAAAAAATACTTTATTTATTTAGTGTAATTTGTAGTTTATTATTGATTAGTTGCGAAGAAGAAATTGTACTTAATTTCGATCAAAATAAGCCTAGACTAGTAATAGAAGGTAATATTTTTGTAGGCGAACCTACTTTGAACAAAATTACATTATCAACAACAACTGATTTTTACGATAGTGTTTTTCCTAAAATAAATAACGCTACTGTTCAAATCACCGACCTTAGTACAAACATTGTATATAATTTTTTAAACAACAACAATGGCGATTTTATTAATAATAATTTTAATCCACAAGTAGGAAAATCCTATCAATTAACTGTAGTTTATAATAACGAAACATACACAGCTACATCTACTTTATTGACTTCACCAGAAATTATAAGTGTTGACCAAAAAAACGATGGTGGTTTTACAGGTGATTCCTATGAAATAAACTTTAATTTTAAAGACAATCCAAACGAAGAAAATTTCTACTTGGTACAAATAATTTCTCCTGTTGATAAAACCTATGCAGTTTTCAACGATCAATTTTCAAATGGAAATGTTATGAGTGATTTGTATTTTTATGAGAAAACAGATTTACAGCCTGGTGATCAATTAACACATTACATAACATCTATTAACAAACAGTATTACAATTATTTATCAAAATTAATTTCAATTTCAGGCGAATCAGGCAATCCGTTTGCTAGTCCTGTTGGTACTATAAAAGGCAATATTATCAATCAAAATAATCAACAAAATTTTGCGTTAGGATACTTTCATATTTCAAAGCGTAACCAGTACAACTACACTATAAAATAGGCTGTTTTTTTAGAAAAAAATTAACTTTTTAAATAATTTTTACGTTATTTGTGTAAACTACATTTTTTTATGCAAATTTCTGTAAACGATACCGATTCTGGTATAATCTATAAATTGTTAACAGGTTTAGTAATACCCCGCCCCATTGGTTGGATTTCAACTGTAGATGAAAATGGGGTTAATAACTTAGCGCCTTTTTCATTTTTTAATGTAGTAGGCGAAGATCCGCCCCATGTAATGTTTTCAACCGTTCGGACAGGAAACAAAAATAAAGACACTCTAAATAATGTTCTAGCAAATAAACAGTTTGTTGT is a window of Myroides sp. JBRI-B21084 DNA encoding:
- a CDS encoding peptide-N-glycosidase F-related protein, with protein sequence MRKNYFIACLVTFLTFFSVYSQTNQLKIFDKIVFYNGYAATSTLPTPTGVVRLANAKYAKKIEASDLSQVLNTLSLNVTINALCDNYDRIGGAFLTFVPTGDPVTSANKKTIEIGRFITPFMNKNVAPNEVAYNFDLNHLVGVFKDPTFLQNNDIWVEFFLFGVPTAAQTQIAGCAGREDVFEGTLVFESTSGTNPTMTFTPKPLWNKIEINKTTKTDVWGTAARVVYFNNSDQLNNAYVHLITSAHGAGQGGEEYVRRDHNVSFDNNLLLTYKPGGLSCEPFRQYNTQANGIYGSSPKTASWWASWNNWCPGDKIPNRLIPLGNVAPGNHFLKVDIPTGVFPNNDDKVVMSAFIYSEDNVALNNKDFEIIDYSIYPNPTSDFINVEASMSVKQLSIYDMNGKKLVNSNTTKINVENLSNQMYMLHITLENGKTLVEKIVKK
- a CDS encoding TonB-dependent receptor — encoded protein: MKKTLLIVSILSASMAFSQNKFNVSGKITQVTNNKPIALTSVSFYLDNSETITQTDELGNYNLSIESGTHQLTLYVEGFQYITQKIDVNQNTILNFSLKTDAQALDEIVINTTNKINIRKPEMSVNKLTAAEIKKAPVVLGETDVLKTILLLPGVANAGEGTSGFNVRGGGSDQNLLLLDQTSVYSSSHLYGFFSVFNNDAISNIKLYKGGIPARYGGRTSSVLEINQKSGDFKNFKTTGGLGILSSRLLVEGPIIKDKLSYLFAGRASYAHLFLKFTDIKSTAYFYDLNTKWSYLLNNKNQLYFTGYFGRDIFKFNDNFDNNFGNTVANLTWNSNYNSDINGETSFRFSDYYYGLTLNFIGFNWKSGIKNFDFNYKINHDVNEKLSLKYGLSSLYYNFNPGLIEPNSIDSEINRYQIPHKFAWENAVFLEAEHELNKHLIVNYGLRYSNFKRLGQESINIYQNSNPVDYNEQTETYEKAVPIATKFYNKNKTISTFNNFEPRLAVSLLLNDEQSVKFSYNRMSQYVHLISNTTAATPLDIWEPSGPYIKPQIVDQYAVGYFKNFKENEYSLEIESYFKLGKNRLDYIDGADLIGNRAIEQVLLTGKTEAYGLEFLLRKNTGKLSGWLAYTIAKSLQQTPGRNANEKGINNSEWYRTAHDRLHDLSVVANYEFTKKWSFNAAFVLQSGRPVTYPDGKYEFLGFQVPNYNKRNNYSMPAFHHLDISATYTPTKNENRKWQSEWVFGVYNVYNRKNAASISFRTVEGSDNLTETTKLSIFGIVPSITYNFKF
- a CDS encoding DUF4249 family protein, which encodes MKKILYLFSVICSLLLISCEEEIVLNFDQNKPRLVIEGNIFVGEPTLNKITLSTTTDFYDSVFPKINNATVQITDLSTNIVYNFLNNNNGDFINNNFNPQVGKSYQLTVVYNNETYTATSTLLTSPEIISVDQKNDGGFTGDSYEINFNFKDNPNEENFYLVQIISPVDKTYAVFNDQFSNGNVMSDLYFYEKTDLQPGDQLTHYITSINKQYYNYLSKLISISGESGNPFASPVGTIKGNIINQNNQQNFALGYFHISKRNQYNYTIK